A window from Coregonus clupeaformis isolate EN_2021a unplaced genomic scaffold, ASM2061545v1 scaf1062, whole genome shotgun sequence encodes these proteins:
- the LOC121582581 gene encoding vacuolar protein sorting-associated protein 29 isoform X2 — protein MLVLVLGDLHIPHRCNSLPAKFKKLLVPGKIQHILCTGNLCTKESYDYLKTLAGDVHIVRGDFDENLNYPEQKVVTVGQFKIGLIHGHQVIPWGDMASLALLQRQLDVDILISGHTHKFEAFENENKFYINPGSATGAYNILESNIIPSFVLMDIQASTVVTYVYQLIGDDVKVERIEYKKS, from the exons ATG TTGGTCCTGGTGTTAGGTGACCTGCACATCCCCCACCGATGCAACTCCCTACCAGCCAAGTTTAAGAAGCTGCTGGTGCCAGGCAAGATCCAGCACATCCTCTGTACAGGAAACCTCTGCACCAAGGAGAGCTATGACTACCTAAAGACACTGGCTGGGGACGTACACATCGTCAGGGGAGACTTTGATGAG AACCTAAACTACCCGGAGCAGAAGGTGGTGACAGTGGGTCAGTTTAAGATCGGCCTGATCCATGGGCACCAGGTGATCCCCTGGGGGGACATGGCAAGTCTGGCCCTGCTGCAGAGGCAGCTCGACGTCGACATCCTCATCTCTGGACACACGCACAAGTTCGAAGCCTTCGAAAACGAGAACAAGTTCTACATCAACCCTGGCTCGGCAACTGGAGCCTACAACATACTGGAAAG CAACATCATCCCGTCCTTTGTATTGATGGACATCCAAGCATCCACAGTGGTGACGTACGTCTACCAGCTCATCGGAGATGACGTCAAAGTGGAAAGGATTGAGTACAAGAAATCCTAA
- the LOC121582577 gene encoding actin-related protein 2/3 complex subunit 3-B, protein MPAYHSGLMDGDIKMVGNMAMLPLKTQFKGPAAKETKDSDIIEEAIYYFKANVFFKNYEIKNEADRTLIYVTLYISECLKKLQKCSSRGQGEKEMYTLGITNFPIPGEPGFPLNAMYAKPGNKQEEETMRAYLQQIRQETGLRLCDRVFDPQTDKPSKWWMCFVKKQFMNKSLSAPGQ, encoded by the exons ATGCCG GCGTACCACTCTGGCTTAATGGATGGGGACATCAAGATGGTGGGGAACATGGCAATGTTGCCACTAAAAACCCAGTTCAAGGGCCCTGCAGCGAAAGAGA CCAAAGATTCAGACATCATTGAGGAGGCTATCTACTATTTCAAAGCCAATGTCTTCTTTAAGAATTATGAAATCAAG AACGAGGCAGACAGGACACTGATCTACGTCACCCTGTACATTTCTGAATGCCTGAAGAAGCTACAGAAG TGCAGCTCCAGGGGccagggagagaaggagatgtACACTCTGGGCATCACGAACTTCCCCATCCCTGGAGAACCTGGCTTCCCTCTCAACGCTATGTACGCAAAGCCCGGCAACAAGCAGGAAGAGG AGACCATGAGGGCGTACCTGCAGCAGATCCGCCAGGAGacggggctgaggctgtgtgacCGTGTGTTTGACCCCCAGACAGACAAACCCAGCAAG TGGTGGATGTGCTTTGTCAAGAAACAGTTCATGAACAAAAGCCTTTCAGCTCCTGGACAGTAG
- the gpn3 gene encoding GPN-loop GTPase 3, whose translation MPRYAQLVMGPAGSGKSTYCSTMIQHAEAINRSVQVVNLDPAAEHFDYPVMADIRELIMVDDVMEDESLRFGPNGGLVFCMEYFANNFDWLEESLGHVEDDYILFDCPGQIELYTHLPVMRQLVEQLQQWEFRVCGVFLVDSQFMVETFKFISGIMAALSAMVSLEIPTVNIMTKMDLLSPKAKKEIEKYLDPDMYSMMEDNSVTIRSKKFKKLTKAICGLIDDYSMVRFLPFDRTDEEGINIVLQHIDFSIQYGEDLEFKEPKEPDEEPENTNYDDFFQEKVED comes from the exons ATGCCTCGATATGCTCAACTCGTCATGGGCCCGGCGGGAAGTGGAAAg AGTACCTACTGCTCTACAATGATCCAGCATGCAGAAGCCATAAACCGCTCTGTACAGGTGGTCAACCTAGACCCAGCCGCTGAACACTTTGATTACCCGGTCATGGCAG ATATCCGGGAGCTGATTATGGTGGATGACGTGATGGAGGATGAGTCACTGAGGTTCGGCCCAAATGGAGGGCTGGTGTTCTGCATGGAGTACTTTGCCAACAACTTTGACTGGCTGGAGGAGAGCCTGGGCCACGTGGAGGATGACTACATACTGTTTGACTGTCCTG GTCAAATAGAGCTCTACACACACCTCCCTGTGATGAGGCAGCTGGTAGAGCAGCTCCAACAATGGGAATTTCGTGTTTGTGGCGTCTTCCTGGTGGACTCGCAGTTCATGGTGGAGACCTTCAAG TTCATCTCAGGTATCATGGCTGCATTGAGTGCCATGGTGTCTTTGGAGATTCCAACAGTCAACATCATGACCAAAATGGACCTGCTGAGTCCCAAGGCCAAGAAGGAAATTGAAAA ATACCTGGATCCAGACATGTACTCAATGATGGAGGACAACTCTGTCACTATTAGGAGCAAGAAGTTCAAGAAGCTGACCAAAGCCATCTGTGGCTTG ATTGATGACTACAGCATGGTGAGGTTCCTGCCTTTTGACCGCACAGATGAGGAAGGCATCAACATAGTGCTTCAGCACATTGACTTTTCCATACAGTACGGAGAAGACTTGGAGTTCAAGGAGCCaaag GAGCCCGACGAAGAGCCTGAAAACACAAATTATGATGATTTCTTTCAGGAAAAAGTAGAGGACTGA
- the LOC121582581 gene encoding vacuolar protein sorting-associated protein 29 isoform X1, producing MAGHRLVLVLGDLHIPHRCNSLPAKFKKLLVPGKIQHILCTGNLCTKESYDYLKTLAGDVHIVRGDFDENLNYPEQKVVTVGQFKIGLIHGHQVIPWGDMASLALLQRQLDVDILISGHTHKFEAFENENKFYINPGSATGAYNILESNIIPSFVLMDIQASTVVTYVYQLIGDDVKVERIEYKKS from the exons ATG GCTGGTCACCGG TTGGTCCTGGTGTTAGGTGACCTGCACATCCCCCACCGATGCAACTCCCTACCAGCCAAGTTTAAGAAGCTGCTGGTGCCAGGCAAGATCCAGCACATCCTCTGTACAGGAAACCTCTGCACCAAGGAGAGCTATGACTACCTAAAGACACTGGCTGGGGACGTACACATCGTCAGGGGAGACTTTGATGAG AACCTAAACTACCCGGAGCAGAAGGTGGTGACAGTGGGTCAGTTTAAGATCGGCCTGATCCATGGGCACCAGGTGATCCCCTGGGGGGACATGGCAAGTCTGGCCCTGCTGCAGAGGCAGCTCGACGTCGACATCCTCATCTCTGGACACACGCACAAGTTCGAAGCCTTCGAAAACGAGAACAAGTTCTACATCAACCCTGGCTCGGCAACTGGAGCCTACAACATACTGGAAAG CAACATCATCCCGTCCTTTGTATTGATGGACATCCAAGCATCCACAGTGGTGACGTACGTCTACCAGCTCATCGGAGATGACGTCAAAGTGGAAAGGATTGAGTACAAGAAATCCTAA
- the noc4l gene encoding nucleolar complex protein 4 homolog yields the protein MATSKRCNVSSENLTENVVKTPKIDISGKVDLIIQSKKHANDVFDVLEYLQSEKEKNVICAINGCTKLFCTSLERGDLYVGQLPKEEVLLIGGDRSANEKYCMFMRHRYNGCLELLLEHISHESYQIKESALCALMKFASMEGKFPLQDLDWSEHYSFPRELIQAVVERLLSQKEDMAVLISRFQEYLEMEDVRYYVMSSVRENVGRVMDKSKGAVMPIYQNNVFTLLSNINMPSQESELTNYLVKQEAKHEDWKAAKLKEHKRAFERLWLGFLKYKLPSSMYKKVLVILHDSILPHISNPTLMIDFLTAAYDVGGAISLLALNGMFVLIHQHNLDYPDFYKKLYSLLEPSVFHVKYRARFFHLANLFLSSTHLPVYLVAAFAKRLSRLALTAPPASLLMVLPFICNLIRRHPACRVLIHRPSAADEACVDPYLMEEEDPSQCHALESSLWELQTLQKHYHPDVAKAAMAINKPLSQQEDDISELLELSTYELMERDLKQKQSKTVPLEFDPATQLLQGSVGVLGLNFSLE from the exons ATGGCGACTTCCAAGAGGTGCAACGTGAGTTCGGAAAACTTAACAGAAAATGTTGTGAAAACACCTAAAATAGACATCAGCGGTAAAGTAGATCTGATTATTCAGAGCAAAAAACATGCCAACGATGTGTTCGACGTTCTTGAGTATCTTCAG TCAGAGAAGGAGAAGAACGTTATTTGTGCGATCAATGGATGTACTAAACTGTTCTGTACATCGTTGGAGAGGGGAGACCTGTATGTTGGGCAACTGCCCAAAGAAGAGGTGTTGTTGATTGGTG GTGATCGCAGTGCGAATGAGAAGTACTGCATGTTCATGCGCCACCGCTACAACGGCTGTTTGGAGCTGCTGCTGGAGCACATCAGCCATGAATCATACCAGATTAAG GAGAGTGCCCTGTGTGCACTGATGAAGTTTGCCTCCATGGAAGGGAAGTTCCCTCTCCAGGATTTGGACTGGAGCGAACACTACAGCTTCCCAAGAGAACTCATCCAG GCAGTGGTAGAGAGGCTGCTCTCTCAGAAGGAGGATATGGCAGTTCTTATCTCCAGATTTCAGGAGTACCTGGAGATGGAGGATGTGCGTTACTACGTCATGAGCTCTGTCCGCGAGAACGTGGGTAGGGTGATGGACAAATCCAAAGGG GCAGTGATGCCCATTTACCAGAACAACGtgttcactctgctgtccaataTCAACATGCCTAGCCAGGAGTCAGAACTCACCAACTACCTGGTCAAACAGGAAG CTAAACATGAAGACTGGAAAGCAGCCAAACTAAAA GAACACAAGCGTGCCTTTGAGCGGTTGTGGCTCGGGTTTCTGAAGTATAAG TTGCCCAGCAGCATGTACAAGAAGGTGCTAGTGATCCTCCATGACTCCATCCTGCCCCACATAAGCAATCCCACACTGATGATTGACTTCCTGACTGCAGCCTATGATGTTG GAGGGGCAATCAGTCTGCTGGCTCTCAATGGCATGTTTGTGCTCATCCATCAGCACAACCT AGATTATCCCGATTTCTACAAGAAGTTGTACAGCCTGCTGGAGCCCTCTGTTTTCCATGTGAAGTACAGAGCACGCTTCTTCCACTTAGCtaacctcttcctctcctccac tcACCTGCCAGTCTACTTGGTGGCAGCATTTGCCAAGCGTCTGTCCCGCCTGGCCCTCACGGCGCCACCTGCTTCCCTGCTCATGGTACTGCCCTTCATCTGCAACCTGATCCGCCGCCACCCTGCCTGCCGAGTCCTCATTCACCGGCCTAGCGCAGCAGACG AAGCCTGTGTTGACCCCTACctgatggaggaggaggacccctcccagtgCCACGCCCTGGAGAGCAGCCTGTGGGAGCTTCAG ACCCTGCAGAAGCATTACCACCCTGATGTGGCCAAGGCTGCCATGGCGATAAACAAGCCATTGTCACAGCAGGAGGATGACATCAGTGAGCTGCTGGAGCTATCCACCTATGAG CTGATGGAGCGGGACCTGAAGCAGAAGCAGAGCAAGACTGTGCCGCTGGAGTTTGACCCTGCCACCCAGCTGCTGCAGGGCTCTGTGGGGGTGCTGGGCCTGAACTTCTCTCTAGAGTAG